The Phaeodactylum tricornutum CCAP 1055/1 chromosome 8, whole genome shotgun sequence genome has a window encoding:
- a CDS encoding predicted protein, whose amino-acid sequence MVKKQKEKQYQSAREHRWTSQVRSGSALQATASAVQRRLPFSHCALGLTPYEHPVCTRQGIVFENSSLLPFLMKHKTDPVTGEPATSRDIVTLHMDKDEEGRWQCPVLTKPFYDHTKIVAILQPGGNEANVYSYEAYRELNLKAKNFEDLISGQKFSSKTDVIILNDPSDEAFNQRKDINRFYHIKHSRELEKDKGNTGTVRHSLTATRVMEQLNKNKAISETAAQKKRVAPATSSGDSKRPRILAKDVTGVQYTTGKGAASFTSTAFEVSQINQDRDATEEEIREAQFRVMRKMKKKGYVRLRTTLGDLTLELHCEMVPRTCANFLGLCEQKMYDGTEFHRLIPNFMIQGGKCKDGPDESVWGGTLADEFDERLKHTGGGVVSMANAGPNTGTRQFFITYKSCNHLDRKHSVFATVIDGMEVLKLTEKVGRDKKERPLEKIMIFGTDVLANPCKEATEKEEERIRLLVEARTPNHENSLFEKPKETRGQPSQEVGRYLRDKVKSFKPATVENAGTTIPSRLPPPPKSTSFGNFGGW is encoded by the coding sequence aaaaagagaAACAGTACCAGTCGGCGAGGGAGCATCGATGGACCTCACAAGTTCGCTCCGGTTCGGCACTACAAGCGACCGCGTCGGCTGTCCAACGACGACTGCCCTTTTCGCACTGCGCGTTAGGCTTGACACCGTACGAACATCCCGTGTGTACACGACAGGGTATTGTATTTGAAAATTCTTCCTTACTACCGTTTCTAATGAAGCACAAGACGGACCCAGTGACTGGAGAACCAGCAACATCGCGAGATATTGTCACCCTGCATATGGACAAGGACGAGGAAGGGCGTTGGCAATGCCCGGTTTTGACAAAGCCTTTTTATGATCACACCAAAATTGTAGCTATTCTGCAGCCAGGAGGGAACGAAGCCAACGTCTATTCTTACGAAGCATACCGCGAGCTGAATCTCAAAGCAAAAAACTTTGAAGATCTCATTTCGGGACAGAAATTCAGTAGCAAAACTGATGTCATCATTCTCAACGACCCGAGCGACGAAGCTTTCAATCAGCGCAAGGACATCAATCGGTTCTATCATATCAAGCATTCACGTGAGCTGGAAAAGGATAAGGGAAACACCGGGACGGTCCGGCATAGTTTGACGGCCACGAGAGTGATGGAACAGCTGAACAAGAATAAAGCTATATCGGAAACAGCAGCTCAAAAGAAGCGAGTAGCTCCTGCCACCTCATCGGGAGACAGCAAACGCCCAAGAATACTGGCAAAAGATGTGACAGGGGTCCAATACACAACTGGCAAGGGCGCGGCCTCGTTCACGTCAACCGCGTTTGAAGTCTCCCAGATAAACCAAGACCGTGATGcgaccgaagaagaaattcgagAAGCTCAATTTCGCGTGATGCgtaaaatgaaaaagaagggaTACGTCCGATTACGAACAACGTTGGGGGATCTAACACTCGAACTGCATTGTGAGATGGTTCCACGAACGTGTGCCAACTTTTTGGGACTGTGCGAACAGAAGATGTATGACGGAACAGAATTTCACCGCCTTATCCCCAACTTCATGATCCAAGGGGGCAAGTGCAAGGATGGGCCGGACGAAAGCGTCTGGGGTGGAACACTGGCTGACGAATTTGACGAGCGATTGAAGCATACGGGTGGGGGTGTTGTCTCAATGGCAAATGCGGGACCAAATACTGGAACGCGACAGTTTTTCATTACCTACAAGAGTTGTAATCACTTGGACCGAAAACACAGCGTGTTTGCGACAGTGATCGATGGCATGGAAGTCCTTAAATTGACGGAAAAGGTCGGAAGAGACAAAAAGGAAAGGCCTTTAGAAAAGATTATGATCTTCGGAACTGACGTGTTAGCGAACCCATGCAAAGAAGCcacagaaaaggaagaagagcgGATCCGACTACTCGTGGAGGCCCGAACACCCAACCATGAAAATAGTCTTTTCGAGAAGCCGAAGGAGACGAGGGGGCAGCCATCGCAGGAAGTTGGCCGGTATTTACGGGACAAAGTGAAGTCGTTCAAGCCGGCGACGGTGGAAAACGCCGGAACCACGATTCCGTCTCGGCTGCCACCTCCACCAAAGTCAACctcttttggaaactttgGCGGATGGTGA